The Psychrobacter sp. LV10R520-6 genome includes a region encoding these proteins:
- a CDS encoding IclR family transcriptional regulator, whose product MSSSDNASTLNNSLTSNKNQGGVQSLEIGLSILDVLIAYNEPMMLKDIAQAMQMHPAKSHRYLVSLIRKGYARKLDDGRYGLGERVDALGALAALGHTGLNQNNILQRLTTAANDIKDALNCGVQIAKWFSEGPIIIQSVEPDSPISIITRIGSRMPLTTSATGQLFASYQPDAVIEPLVMAEWQSKADSTKPLSSAEISDKWLHFTQLQTDIRTQGYATVTGDMLMGINAITIPVLLPKLTHATDALIKEVPLDYAITIIGTSEQLPMSQQHEVADKVRAIAQRYQIA is encoded by the coding sequence ATGTCATCATCAGATAACGCTTCAACCTTAAATAATTCTTTAACATCGAACAAGAACCAAGGGGGCGTGCAGTCACTTGAGATTGGATTATCGATATTAGATGTCCTCATAGCTTATAACGAGCCTATGATGCTAAAAGACATTGCACAAGCGATGCAGATGCATCCAGCCAAATCCCATCGTTACTTGGTTAGCCTGATTCGTAAAGGCTATGCCCGTAAGCTCGATGATGGACGCTATGGACTGGGAGAGCGAGTTGATGCTCTAGGAGCATTAGCAGCTTTAGGTCATACAGGTCTCAACCAAAATAACATCTTACAGCGACTGACTACGGCTGCCAATGACATTAAAGATGCTCTAAACTGCGGGGTGCAAATCGCCAAGTGGTTTAGTGAAGGACCTATTATTATTCAATCCGTTGAGCCGGATAGCCCGATAAGTATCATCACGCGTATCGGCTCACGCATGCCACTGACAACTTCTGCCACAGGGCAGTTATTTGCCAGCTATCAACCAGATGCGGTCATCGAACCTTTGGTAATGGCAGAATGGCAGAGCAAAGCTGATAGCACTAAGCCACTAAGCAGCGCTGAAATATCAGATAAATGGCTACACTTTACCCAGCTACAAACCGATATCCGCACACAAGGTTATGCGACGGTCACCGGTGATATGTTAATGGGCATCAACGCTATTACTATCCCGGTACTTTTGCCGAAACTTACTCATGCTACAGATGCCCTTATTAAAGAGGTGCCATTAGACTATGCCATTACTATTATCGGTACTTCAGAACAGCTACCAATGAGTCAGCAGCATGAAGTGGCTGACAAAGTACGGGCGATAGCTCAACGTTATCAAATTGCATAA
- the fahA gene encoding fumarylacetoacetase: MSTIDKNLTSFIDIASDSDFSIHNLPYGIFSETEDTTGNNKRRAGVAIGDQVLDLSVLETEGLLTLEGGPYFDQSTLNPFIESGRDNWTKARNTIQTLLSTNSKDLGDNQELQKKALFKQADVTMHLPVRVPGYTDFYSSKEHATNVGTMFRDPDNALLPNWKEMPVAYNGRASTVIVSGTDIVRPSGQLKPSPDERPIFSPCKRLDFELETAFIVGQPNKIGQPIAIENAWDHIFGMVLFNDWSARDIQKWEYVPLGPFNAKTFASEISPWIVTLDALQPFKTSIPTQDPQPLAYLREKTSDNSFDINLSVELLPANAASTDSATVLCESNFKYMYWSMTQQLTHHTISGCKVEVGDMMGSGTISGPTPDTFGSMLELAWNATKPVKLNNGETRSFIEDGDTVILKGHAKKEGIRVGFGEVRSKVLPALDFNFSD; encoded by the coding sequence ATGTCAACGATTGACAAAAACCTCACTTCATTTATCGATATCGCTAGCGATTCTGATTTCTCAATTCATAACCTTCCTTATGGCATCTTCAGTGAGACTGAAGACACTACTGGCAATAACAAGCGCCGTGCCGGTGTCGCTATTGGCGATCAAGTGTTGGACTTATCAGTACTTGAAACTGAAGGTCTGCTAACGCTAGAGGGTGGCCCCTATTTTGATCAGTCCACGCTAAATCCTTTTATCGAATCCGGTCGTGACAACTGGACAAAAGCGCGCAACACTATCCAAACCCTACTCTCTACCAACAGCAAAGATTTAGGTGACAACCAAGAGTTGCAGAAAAAAGCGCTGTTTAAGCAAGCAGACGTCACCATGCATTTGCCAGTACGCGTTCCCGGCTACACTGACTTTTATTCTTCTAAAGAACATGCCACCAACGTCGGCACCATGTTCCGCGATCCTGACAATGCCTTATTGCCTAACTGGAAAGAGATGCCTGTGGCTTATAACGGTCGCGCCAGCACCGTCATCGTCAGTGGTACCGACATTGTCCGTCCTTCAGGCCAGCTAAAACCTAGCCCTGATGAGCGTCCTATTTTCTCACCTTGTAAGCGTCTCGATTTCGAACTTGAGACCGCATTTATCGTCGGTCAACCTAACAAAATTGGTCAACCTATCGCTATCGAAAACGCCTGGGATCATATCTTTGGCATGGTGTTATTTAACGACTGGTCAGCTCGTGATATTCAAAAATGGGAATATGTGCCCTTAGGTCCGTTTAATGCCAAAACCTTTGCTTCTGAGATTTCACCTTGGATTGTTACTTTAGACGCCCTGCAACCTTTTAAAACTTCAATCCCTACTCAAGATCCTCAGCCGCTGGCCTACTTACGTGAAAAAACGAGCGATAACAGCTTCGATATTAACTTGTCAGTAGAGCTGCTACCAGCAAATGCTGCCAGTACTGATAGTGCAACGGTTCTTTGTGAAAGTAACTTTAAATATATGTATTGGTCAATGACCCAGCAACTTACCCACCACACCATCTCTGGCTGTAAGGTAGAAGTTGGTGACATGATGGGTTCAGGTACGATTTCAGGGCCAACGCCAGACACTTTCGGCTCAATGCTAGAGCTGGCTTGGAACGCAACCAAACCAGTTAAACTTAATAATGGTGAAACGCGCAGCTTTATTGAAGATGGTGACACCGTAATCCTAAAAGGCCATGCCAAAAAAGAGGGCATTCGTGTGGGCTTCGGTGAGGTACGCAGTAAGGTATTACCCGCTTTAGACTTTAATTTTTCTGACTAA
- a CDS encoding spore coat U domain-containing protein → MTLFKTIFKTIFKMKLFQWRYSLLLLPIALWLPMGNAQALTCKVDSFVSPNLGTITLANADNASVEQLLTYSCTNTSDTTEWASVCIGADGGNNNPSQINPRYLPLFGSGSSELNFNMTLNDRSGATWGPRNGKGTEEFIDFVSVTPGLTTTKSTIIKVSLVPDNHAATAGDYTTNFTSVNTALTFITVGSNTDNQQCSSPEIQGTSPLSFTVQATVDPQCTINTTSDVNLGHYSASQTDITGSNNNAIGVTCTNDASYNIGLTPSNDNTNGAGVMKGSGSNTDKVPYQLFSDISRTTKWGNNGSTYDTLTNGFIGKGSGTSEAQTVYVTVPNADFKPDNYSDTVTIRVNY, encoded by the coding sequence ATGACACTATTTAAAACGATATTTAAAACAATATTTAAAATGAAACTGTTCCAGTGGCGTTACAGCCTATTGCTGCTGCCTATAGCGTTGTGGTTACCGATGGGTAATGCGCAAGCGCTTACTTGCAAAGTGGATAGCTTTGTTTCACCCAATCTTGGTACCATTACCCTCGCCAATGCTGACAATGCTAGCGTTGAGCAATTGCTGACCTATAGTTGCACAAACACCTCTGATACTACCGAGTGGGCATCCGTGTGCATTGGAGCCGATGGTGGCAATAATAATCCTTCCCAAATCAATCCCCGTTATCTACCTCTATTTGGTAGTGGTAGTTCTGAATTAAATTTCAACATGACACTTAATGACAGAAGTGGTGCTACATGGGGCCCACGCAACGGCAAGGGAACAGAAGAGTTCATAGATTTCGTTAGTGTAACTCCAGGTCTTACCACAACCAAATCCACGATTATTAAAGTATCTTTGGTACCTGATAATCACGCTGCCACAGCAGGCGACTACACTACTAACTTCACAAGTGTCAATACAGCATTGACGTTTATAACAGTCGGTTCCAATACTGACAATCAACAATGCTCTTCACCAGAAATTCAAGGAACCAGTCCACTCTCGTTTACTGTCCAAGCTACCGTTGACCCCCAGTGTACAATCAACACTACTTCCGACGTCAACTTGGGCCATTATTCAGCAAGCCAGACCGATATCACTGGTAGCAATAACAATGCAATTGGTGTGACCTGCACAAATGACGCATCCTATAATATTGGTTTGACCCCTTCCAACGACAACACTAATGGTGCGGGCGTTATGAAGGGTTCCGGTAGCAATACTGACAAGGTGCCTTATCAATTATTTTCTGATATTAGTAGAACCACTAAATGGGGCAATAATGGCAGCACCTATGACACTTTAACCAACGGCTTTATTGGTAAAGGCAGTGGAACCAGTGAAGCACAGACTGTATATGTCACTGTCCCTAACGCTGACTTCAAACCAGACAACTATTCCGACACCGTGACTATTAGAGTGAATTACTGA
- a CDS encoding spore coat protein U domain-containing protein yields MTFNKNLLTAALLTVGGFAAMSSANAAEPNPATSSFDTTLEVQSICTISAAPIDVDLSNIQAGLATTAVTGTTNLTVNCSKSDVATISLTPVSTTSPDGTGTLLGGVDTLEEVAYKLTSGSASGSAWGSTTGTEGTGNTVSTAAATDYATDITTAIYLTVTDDADVTPGTYNDTITVSVAY; encoded by the coding sequence ATGACATTTAACAAAAACCTACTTACCGCTGCGCTACTAACTGTTGGTGGCTTTGCCGCTATGTCTAGTGCCAATGCGGCGGAGCCTAACCCTGCCACTAGCAGTTTTGACACTACGCTTGAAGTCCAGTCTATATGTACCATAAGCGCAGCTCCTATAGATGTCGATCTTTCGAACATTCAGGCAGGCTTGGCGACTACGGCTGTAACAGGAACCACTAACCTCACTGTGAACTGCTCTAAGAGTGACGTTGCTACTATTAGCTTGACACCTGTATCAACCACCAGCCCCGACGGCACTGGCACCCTGCTCGGAGGAGTTGACACACTCGAAGAAGTTGCTTATAAATTGACTTCCGGCTCAGCTAGTGGCAGCGCTTGGGGTTCTACTACGGGCACTGAGGGCACGGGCAACACTGTGTCCACAGCAGCAGCAACTGATTACGCTACCGATATTACCACTGCTATATATCTCACAGTGACTGATGACGCCGATGTTACACCTGGTACTTATAACGATACCATTACCGTTTCTGTAGCTTACTAA
- a CDS encoding VOC family protein has translation MTFKIEQIHHVAYRCKDTKETVEWYKKHLHMDFILAFAEDHVPSTHAFDPYMHVFLDAGNGNVLAFFEVPNQPEMGFDPNTPDWVQHLAMKVKDRDTLIAAKKHLEEGGIEVIGVTNHGIFHSIYFFDPNGHRMELTYDDITSEEKVSMITEEIKKDMLDEWTRTKRAPGHTHFLHAEELAEAKEQVPVGE, from the coding sequence ATGACTTTTAAAATAGAACAAATCCATCACGTCGCTTATCGTTGTAAAGACACGAAAGAGACCGTCGAATGGTATAAAAAACACCTTCATATGGACTTCATCTTGGCATTTGCTGAAGATCATGTGCCCTCTACTCATGCCTTTGATCCGTATATGCACGTCTTTTTAGATGCCGGTAACGGTAACGTATTGGCATTTTTTGAAGTGCCCAATCAACCTGAGATGGGCTTTGACCCCAACACCCCAGACTGGGTGCAGCATCTAGCGATGAAAGTAAAAGACCGTGATACCTTAATAGCTGCTAAAAAGCATTTAGAAGAAGGCGGTATTGAGGTTATCGGGGTTACCAATCATGGTATTTTCCATTCTATCTATTTCTTCGATCCTAATGGTCATCGCATGGAACTGACCTACGATGATATTACTTCAGAAGAAAAAGTCTCGATGATTACTGAAGAAATAAAGAAAGATATGCTTGATGAATGGACGCGTACCAAACGTGCCCCAGGCCATACTCACTTTTTGCATGCTGAAGAGCTTGCCGAAGCAAAAGAGCAGGTTCCTGTTGGAGAGTAA
- a CDS encoding fimbria/pilus outer membrane usher protein: MELRRHRTSHWTIPFAKVILLQSMTVSVSHAVELNDVAATNVVAKDVTSTVIDDTRLAQLDLDSYNPDNDTGLDLYLDVTLNGASAGLVHFVYREDQLWASPAILQQLGFILPPDTIEPIPLSSLLDVKINYDARRQTVSIIAPLNLLNLDTTIRSTRSNKRPKPTASPGMLLNYDLYGTQTENNATSLSAYTELRAFNSLGVISSTALTTGNRLSDSGNNSSDWDGRTVRLDTSWSKSFPDKLLTVRAGDILTGALSWTRSTRLGGLQFGTNFDLQPYLTTAPLPSFFGSATLPSAVELYVNGLKQYSGDVPAGPFELNTAPSFSGAGTAQLVLTDALGQSSTVNFSLYDAHRLLQPGLSDWSVELGAVRENYGIKSFDYGNDIAASGTWRYGVSDRFTAETHAEVTNGLSNAGVGGTWLLGSAGGILFASLAGSESQGQSGAQYSASYSWNNSRFNVGLSARGTHGDYRDVGTQYGSAPTSRSEQFSTGYSTQSLGRFGVSYNQVAYAEQETTQFASAYWSKSFGRRLRLNANYNHDINDSANNSVSIGASLSLDGNMSVSSSLRHTEARDVLVADVSQSAPSAGGIGWRAQAQHSVDNTANKNDSTGGMAEINYLGRYGQGQVGIRGNDGNYSTSASVTGALVKMGGGIFAARQINNGFAVVSTDGIANVPVLLQNSAIGTTNSRGLLLVSPLNAYQDNKVSIDPMDLPADLRIDKINIEATPTDRAGVLIAFGITPVRSASIILTDSDNQPIELGSQVRLLTNQNLPSTIVGFDGMVYLDTLDERNVLEVITPSGDICNVSFDYAKQGDGIPLIGPLICQKVRK; this comes from the coding sequence ATGGAACTCAGACGACACAGGACGTCACACTGGACAATTCCATTCGCTAAAGTAATTTTACTGCAGAGTATGACGGTATCGGTCAGCCATGCCGTGGAACTGAATGACGTTGCTGCTACAAATGTCGTTGCTAAAGACGTTACTTCTACAGTCATTGATGATACTAGACTTGCCCAGCTCGACCTAGACAGCTACAACCCTGACAATGATACTGGCCTCGATTTGTATCTGGACGTCACTCTAAATGGCGCCAGTGCGGGCTTGGTTCACTTCGTCTACCGTGAAGATCAACTTTGGGCAAGTCCTGCCATACTGCAACAGCTCGGTTTTATATTACCTCCTGATACCATCGAACCAATCCCACTAAGTAGCCTACTCGACGTCAAGATTAATTATGACGCCCGTCGACAAACGGTAAGCATTATTGCCCCGCTAAATCTACTCAATCTAGACACCACCATACGTAGCACTCGTAGTAATAAACGCCCGAAACCTACCGCATCGCCCGGCATGTTATTAAACTATGATCTCTATGGCACGCAAACAGAAAATAATGCCACCAGTCTAAGTGCCTATACGGAACTTCGTGCGTTTAACTCCCTTGGCGTAATAAGCTCCACTGCACTGACAACCGGAAATCGCCTTTCTGACAGCGGCAATAACAGCAGTGACTGGGACGGTCGTACGGTACGGCTGGATACCAGCTGGAGCAAATCATTCCCTGACAAGCTGCTTACGGTTCGTGCGGGCGACATCCTCACAGGCGCGCTGTCATGGACACGTTCCACGCGCTTAGGAGGTCTACAGTTTGGCACTAATTTTGATCTGCAACCCTATCTAACCACCGCCCCATTGCCTTCGTTTTTTGGCTCTGCCACCTTGCCCTCAGCAGTAGAGCTGTATGTGAATGGCCTCAAGCAATACAGCGGCGATGTACCCGCCGGCCCATTTGAGCTCAATACCGCTCCTAGCTTCAGTGGCGCAGGCACAGCTCAACTCGTGCTGACCGATGCACTAGGACAAAGCTCTACCGTCAATTTTTCACTTTACGACGCCCATCGTTTGCTACAGCCAGGGCTTTCCGACTGGTCAGTAGAGCTCGGCGCCGTGCGCGAAAACTATGGCATCAAATCCTTTGATTACGGCAACGATATCGCCGCCAGTGGCACTTGGCGTTATGGGGTTAGCGACCGCTTTACCGCAGAAACCCATGCCGAAGTGACCAATGGTCTCAGTAATGCCGGAGTCGGTGGTACTTGGTTGCTAGGTAGCGCAGGTGGTATCTTGTTCGCATCATTGGCCGGCAGCGAGAGCCAAGGTCAGAGCGGCGCGCAATATAGCGCCAGCTACTCTTGGAATAATAGCCGTTTCAATGTCGGCCTCAGTGCTAGGGGCACCCACGGTGATTACCGTGACGTCGGCACACAGTACGGATCTGCCCCTACCAGTCGAAGTGAGCAATTCTCAACCGGTTACAGTACTCAGTCTCTAGGCCGTTTTGGCGTGAGCTATAACCAAGTGGCTTATGCGGAGCAGGAGACTACCCAGTTTGCCAGTGCCTATTGGTCTAAGTCTTTTGGGCGGCGCTTGAGACTGAACGCCAATTATAATCACGATATCAACGACTCTGCTAATAACAGTGTCTCTATTGGCGCATCCCTATCGCTGGATGGTAATATGTCAGTTAGCAGTAGTTTAAGACACACAGAAGCCCGCGACGTCTTGGTAGCTGATGTGTCGCAGTCCGCTCCCAGTGCAGGTGGCATAGGTTGGCGCGCACAGGCACAACACAGCGTAGATAATACTGCGAATAAAAATGACAGCACGGGCGGCATGGCGGAAATTAATTACCTCGGTCGCTATGGACAAGGTCAAGTGGGTATCAGAGGCAATGATGGTAATTACAGCACCTCTGCCAGTGTCACAGGCGCGCTGGTCAAGATGGGCGGCGGAATATTTGCCGCCCGCCAAATCAATAATGGTTTTGCCGTGGTTTCCACTGACGGTATCGCCAATGTGCCGGTGTTACTGCAAAACAGTGCCATCGGTACCACCAATAGCCGGGGGCTGTTGCTGGTGTCACCGCTGAACGCTTACCAAGATAACAAGGTCAGCATCGACCCCATGGACTTACCGGCGGATCTGCGTATTGATAAAATCAACATTGAAGCCACGCCCACAGACCGCGCGGGTGTACTGATCGCCTTTGGCATCACACCGGTGCGCTCTGCCTCTATTATTCTGACAGACAGCGACAACCAACCAATAGAGTTGGGCAGTCAGGTAAGGTTGCTCACCAACCAGAATCTGCCATCAACAATCGTTGGTTTTGATGGCATGGTGTATCTGGACACACTGGATGAGCGTAATGTGCTAGAGGTAATTACCCCCTCTGGTGATATTTGCAATGTTAGCTTTGACTATGCCAAGCAAGGTGATGGCATCCCACTAATTGGCCCCCTCATCTGTCAGAAGGTACGGAAATAA
- a CDS encoding molecular chaperone, whose protein sequence is MLSLWLRRVARPAIIFSLLLSSSGAMASGLQVSPISLNLQARENASGLTLSNSSDEVINAQVRVYQWSQDENGDQLTPSRGLLASPPIIKLNSGEKQLVRIIRAKAPQQGAAAVEDTYRILVNELPVKSTDQKSGLQFAISYSLPVFVQPIGVVKTSPKLQWRYNLLPDSKQMKLSISNSGNGHAKLVGLSIMDAADNSIDIHQGLLGYVLPGATMHWTLKIPPSALPIGTTTGKFKVTINGTQTTQDVTLDNSIR, encoded by the coding sequence ATGTTAAGTCTCTGGTTACGCCGTGTTGCGAGACCTGCTATTATCTTTAGCTTGCTCTTATCTAGTAGTGGAGCAATGGCGAGTGGCCTACAGGTCTCTCCCATCTCCTTAAACTTACAAGCTAGAGAAAACGCCAGTGGCCTGACCCTTAGTAACTCGAGTGACGAAGTGATAAACGCGCAAGTGCGCGTTTATCAGTGGTCACAGGACGAAAACGGCGATCAGCTCACCCCATCACGAGGGTTATTGGCCAGTCCGCCAATAATTAAGCTTAACTCCGGTGAAAAACAACTGGTCCGAATTATCCGCGCTAAGGCACCGCAGCAAGGCGCAGCAGCTGTGGAAGATACCTACCGAATTTTGGTTAACGAACTGCCTGTTAAGTCTACTGATCAAAAAAGTGGTTTACAGTTTGCAATAAGCTACTCTCTACCGGTATTTGTGCAACCGATTGGTGTTGTCAAGACCAGCCCAAAGTTACAATGGCGATATAACTTGCTACCAGATAGTAAGCAGATGAAATTAAGTATCAGCAATAGCGGCAATGGCCATGCTAAATTAGTTGGTCTGAGCATTATGGACGCTGCGGATAATAGCATTGATATACATCAAGGTTTACTGGGTTATGTTTTACCAGGCGCTACCATGCACTGGACACTGAAAATACCGCCCTCCGCCCTACCGATAGGGACAACAACCGGTAAATTCAAGGTAACAATCAATGGAACTCAGACGACACAGGACGTCACACTGGACAATTCCATTCGCTAA
- the maiA gene encoding maleylacetoacetate isomerase — protein MMQLYNYFRSSTSYRTRIAMNLKGLDYDYIAVNLAQDKQLESAFKSINPQGLVPVLQTDDLLLYQSPAILEWLEETYIQNPLLPKDAAGRMQVRALSAMIGCDIHPLNNRRILQYLRNELTIGKNEVMTWCQHWMDEGFAALEKLLAEDKSRGKFCYGDSPTFADCYLIPQVSSARRFKVDLTPYPNIVAIDEHCRSLKAFDDADPSKQPDAPEA, from the coding sequence ATGATGCAGCTTTATAATTACTTTCGCAGTAGTACCTCTTACCGTACTCGTATTGCCATGAATCTTAAAGGTTTGGATTATGACTATATCGCGGTTAATTTGGCCCAAGACAAACAGTTGGAGTCGGCATTTAAATCTATCAATCCGCAAGGATTGGTGCCCGTCCTACAGACCGATGACTTATTGCTCTATCAAAGTCCGGCTATTTTAGAATGGTTAGAGGAAACTTATATACAAAATCCTCTATTGCCTAAAGATGCGGCGGGCCGTATGCAAGTACGCGCACTTAGCGCCATGATTGGCTGTGATATCCATCCCCTTAATAATCGTCGCATCTTACAGTATCTGCGCAATGAGTTAACAATTGGCAAAAATGAGGTCATGACCTGGTGCCAGCACTGGATGGACGAGGGCTTTGCTGCTTTAGAAAAACTATTGGCAGAAGACAAATCACGTGGAAAGTTTTGCTATGGCGACAGTCCAACGTTTGCAGATTGCTATTTAATACCGCAGGTCTCCTCCGCCCGTCGTTTCAAAGTAGACTTAACCCCTTATCCCAATATCGTCGCTATTGATGAGCATTGCCGATCGCTTAAAGCCTTTGATGATGCTGACCCTTCAAAACAACCCGATGCACCAGAAGCTTAA
- a CDS encoding glutathione S-transferase family protein, whose translation MGLLVDGQWQNKWYDTKSSGGRFERKDSSFRNWVTTDGSAGPSGIGGFKAEPNRYHLYVSLACPWAHRTLIYRKLKGLEDMITMSVVNAFMGDEGWTFNPGKGVVADPIFNATHLYNIYTAAQADYTGRVTVPILWDKKTNTIVSNESSEIIRMFNTAFDEVGALAGDFSPPELLAEIDALNEFIYPAINNGVYRAGFATTQDAYEEAVGEVFNALDTLERRLGNSRYLLGSTLTEADWRLFTTLVRFDAVYVGHFKCNLHRIVDYPNLWGYLRDLYQVPGIADTVAIEYIKMHYYGSHDTINPTFIIPVGPDIDFNAPHDRERLSVLN comes from the coding sequence GTGGGCTTATTAGTTGACGGTCAATGGCAAAATAAATGGTATGACACAAAATCGAGCGGCGGCCGTTTTGAACGTAAAGATTCTAGCTTTAGAAATTGGGTAACCACAGACGGTAGCGCCGGACCCTCAGGTATTGGCGGGTTTAAAGCTGAGCCTAATCGTTATCACTTATATGTCTCTTTAGCGTGTCCTTGGGCGCACCGTACTCTTATCTATCGTAAGCTAAAAGGCTTAGAAGATATGATTACCATGTCGGTAGTCAATGCCTTTATGGGTGATGAAGGCTGGACATTTAATCCTGGCAAAGGCGTTGTAGCTGATCCGATTTTTAATGCCACTCATTTATATAATATTTATACTGCCGCTCAAGCCGATTATACCGGACGCGTTACCGTGCCCATTTTATGGGATAAAAAAACCAACACCATTGTCAGTAATGAATCGTCTGAGATTATTCGCATGTTTAATACGGCATTTGATGAAGTTGGCGCATTAGCAGGAGATTTTTCACCGCCAGAGTTGTTGGCAGAAATCGATGCATTAAATGAGTTCATTTATCCGGCGATTAATAACGGTGTGTATCGAGCTGGTTTTGCCACTACCCAAGACGCTTACGAAGAAGCGGTGGGTGAGGTGTTTAATGCGCTGGATACCTTAGAAAGACGTTTGGGAAATAGTCGTTATTTGCTTGGTAGCACTCTTACCGAAGCGGATTGGCGACTGTTTACCACTTTAGTACGTTTTGATGCCGTTTACGTGGGTCATTTTAAATGCAACTTACATCGTATCGTAGATTACCCCAACCTTTGGGGCTATTTACGCGATTTATATCAGGTGCCGGGTATCGCCGACACAGTGGCAATAGAGTATATAAAAATGCATTATTACGGCAGCCATGACACCATTAATCCAACATTTATAATACCTGTTGGTCCTGATATCGACTTTAACGCACCGCATGATCGCGAGCGGTTGTCGGTACTAAATTAA
- a CDS encoding IS5 family transposase (programmed frameshift), protein MTYNELIKLPAHHFKRYIGVNKDTFDKMIQICHQSYQVKHKKGGRHSSISVENKLLITLTYYREYRTQFHIAQDFGISESAVCKSIHWVEPALIKHPDFALPSKKALWQDPHMDTVLIDATEVAIERPKKKQKQGYSGKKKRHTLKAQIVVNKADKSIICTHFSTGRCHDFTLFRHSKLTINEDITIKVDSGYQGIQKQHSNSVSPQKNSKKHPLTQEQKRENRKLAAERITNEHVIGVLKRFRILSCRNRNRRKRFGLRFNLIAAIYNLELA, encoded by the exons ATGACATACAACGAACTTATCAAACTACCAGCGCACCACTTCAAACGGTACATAGGCGTCAACAAAGACACCTTCGATAAAATGATCCAAATATGTCATCAAAGCTATCAAGTCAAGCATAAAAAAGGTGGGCGTCACAGTAGCATCAGCGTAGAAAACAAACTACTCATAACACTTACTTATTATCGAGAATACCGAACCCAGTTTCATATTGCTCAAGACTTTGGTATATCAGAAAGTGCGGTATGTAAAAGTATTCACTGGGTAGAGCCCGCGCTTATAAAACATCCAGACTTTGCATTACCGAGTAAAAAAGCCCTATGGCAAGACCCTCACATGGACACCGTACTCATTGATGCCACCGAAGTGGCCATAGAGCGTCCCA AAAAAAAGCAAAAACAAGGCTACTCCGGTAAAAAGAAACGACATACCCTAAAGGCTCAGATAGTGGTCAACAAAGCGGATAAAAGTATTATCTGCACTCATTTCAGTACCGGTAGATGTCATGATTTCACACTCTTTCGTCACTCAAAACTAACCATAAACGAAGACATAACGATTAAAGTAGACTCAGGCTATCAAGGCATCCAAAAACAGCATAGCAACAGCGTATCACCTCAAAAAAACAGTAAGAAGCATCCATTAACGCAAGAGCAGAAGAGAGAAAATAGGAAGCTTGCGGCTGAACGCATTACTAATGAGCATGTTATCGGTGTCTTAAAACGTTTTAGAATCTTATCTTGTCGCAATCGCAATCGAAGAAAGCGTTTCGGGCTGCGGTTTAATTTGATTGCTGCTATTTATAACTTAGAGTTAGCTTAG